In a genomic window of Erigeron canadensis isolate Cc75 chromosome 5, C_canadensis_v1, whole genome shotgun sequence:
- the LOC122601779 gene encoding uncharacterized protein LOC122601779, which translates to MAGSASSSSVNKSLPYMYCQCGTKMRIFTSWTRKNPGRRFVKCRNIKTRSCTSFNFIDDELPSEYYKDLFYELHEEAKNSVGSAEQQEDSNLQMLQAMKELTLPKPKSNDIDKVFYLLIGVIAILSIVIVVLVL; encoded by the exons ATGGCTGGTTCTGCATCATCTTCATCAGTGAACAAGAGCCTGCCGTATATGTATTGTCAGTGTGGCACCAAAATGAGGATTTTCACTTCGTGGACAAGGAAGAATCCCGGTAGGAGATTTGTGAAATGCCGCAAT ATTAAAACAAGGTCTTGTACAAGCTTTAACTTCATCGATGACGAGCTTCCCAGTGAATATTACAAGGATTTGTTTTATGAACTTCATGAAGAAGCCAAAAACTCAGTTGGTAGTGCAGAACAACAAGAAGATTCTAATCTCCAAATGTTGCAAGCAATGAAGGAATTGACTTTACCTAAGCCAAAGTCGAATGACATTGACAAAGTATTCTATCTTTTGATTGGAGTTATTGCAATATTAAGCATTGTAATAGTGGTGCTGGTGTTATAG
- the LOC122598953 gene encoding uncharacterized protein LOC122598953, which yields MEKKPIEKENPEFVFSCFGRERVGMDLRCVHESESLHNYLLHIEYIRITKDCPRIDWDDRDIGRAQVIESPKFIITMVNDFCVGRYKLMKTHEKDRNLNLFSEKLREFDSGFVREKPLSILLLLLNAAIQLKIKSLLNLVRNAIADMHAGEFAVKISHYIKNSEVLCYIKEPWTMDGIPFESSEE from the exons ATGGAAAAGAAGCCgatagaaaaagaaaacccGGAGTTCGTTTTTAGCTGTTTCGGCCGTGAGAGGGTGGGTATGGATCTGAGATGTGTCCATGAATCTGAATCTCTCCATAACTATTTGCTACACATAGAATATATTAGAATTACGAAGGATTGTCCACGAATTGATTGGGATGACCGTGATATAGGGCGTGCTCAGGTTATCGAAAGCCCGAAGTTCATCATTACAATGGTTAATGATTTTTGTGTTGGACGTTACAAGCTCATGAAAACCCATGAAAAAGATCGTAATCTGAATCTCTTTTCAGAAAAGTTGAGGGAATTTGATTCCGGATTTGTCCGAGAAAAGCCATTATCCATACTTCTTCTGCTTCTCAAT GCTGCTATCCAATTGAAGATCAAAAGCCTCCTGAACCTGGTGCGTAATGCTATTGCCGACATGCATGCTGGGGAGTTTGCTGTCAAGATATCTCATTATATTAAGAATTCCGAAGTCTTATGCTACATAAAAGAACCTTGGACTATGGATGGAATCCCTTTTGAGTCTTCCGAAGAGTGA